The proteins below come from a single Staphylococcus sp. MI 10-1553 genomic window:
- the cas6 gene encoding CRISPR-associated endoribonuclease Cas6, producing MINKLTIELSLPSNIKPNYLGSILHGVIMDYLSTDMAAQLHHYYAYSPLKQRIYLKNHLIIWEIISMNDNLSGELIEIFSKNETLFLKHYHTHIQLKTFIVTKFNIKEMMNGFLGKDDLSRFIHIKIQTPMSFKMKNEYLIFLDINRFFRSIMIQFDSFFDNYKMYDKETLDFIESNVKIVDYKLKSTKFYLEKVKIPSFTGELSLKVKGPLPFLQLIYFLLEFGELSGVGIKTSLGMGKYSIIERENKK from the coding sequence ATGATTAATAAATTAACAATTGAACTTTCATTACCATCAAATATTAAGCCTAATTATTTAGGAAGTATTCTGCATGGTGTAATAATGGATTATCTTTCTACAGACATGGCTGCACAATTACATCATTATTATGCCTATAGTCCATTGAAACAGAGAATATATTTAAAAAATCACCTCATTATATGGGAAATTATTAGCATGAATGATAATCTCTCTGGAGAATTAATTGAAATATTTAGTAAAAACGAAACATTATTTTTAAAACATTATCATACACATATTCAATTGAAAACTTTTATAGTGACTAAATTTAATATTAAAGAGATGATGAATGGCTTTCTTGGAAAAGATGATTTGAGTCGTTTCATTCATATTAAAATACAAACACCGATGTCATTTAAAATGAAAAATGAATATTTAATCTTTCTAGATATTAACCGTTTCTTTAGAAGCATTATGATACAATTTGATAGTTTTTTTGATAATTATAAAATGTACGATAAAGAAACGTTAGATTTTATTGAAAGTAATGTAAAAATAGTAGATTACAAATTAAAAAGCACTAAGTTTTACTTGGAAAAGGTGAAAATACCTTCTTTTACTGGTGAACTTTCGCTAAAAGTTAAAGGTCCTTTGCCGTTTTTACAGTTAATATATTTTCTTTTGGAATTTGGCGAGCTTTCAGGTGTAGGGATTAAAACTAGTTTAGGTATGGGAAAATATAGTATTATTGAGAGGGAAAATAAAAAGTAA
- the csm4 gene encoding type III-A CRISPR-associated RAMP protein Csm4, with the protein MNFEIFKLYFKTPVHFGKKRLSDGEMTISADTLFSALFIESLQMGINTDWLLNDLVISDTFPFESELYYLPKPLIKIESKEEGNHKDFKKLKYIPVYNYMDYIQGHLQANDAKDLNEIFNIGHFSLQTKVSLISQETDPDADSEPYSIGTFTFEVNAGLYFIAKGSDKTLEKLKVVMNTLQFSGIGGKRFAGLGRFEVQNVNDSSLNQLLSNKGVKHILLSTAMAKEHELEASCEDARYTLKKRSGFIQSVNYSETLVKKNDFYSFSAGSVFTNPFKGDIFNVGMEGQHPVYRYGKPLWLEV; encoded by the coding sequence ATGAATTTTGAAATATTTAAATTATATTTTAAGACGCCCGTACATTTTGGTAAAAAACGCTTATCAGACGGTGAGATGACGATTTCAGCTGATACTTTATTCAGTGCATTATTTATTGAATCTTTACAAATGGGTATAAATACAGATTGGTTATTGAATGACTTAGTTATCAGTGATACATTTCCATTCGAATCAGAGTTATATTATTTACCAAAGCCACTCATCAAAATTGAATCGAAAGAAGAAGGAAATCATAAGGATTTTAAAAAGTTAAAATATATTCCTGTTTATAATTATATGGATTATATACAAGGTCATTTACAAGCTAATGATGCAAAAGATTTGAATGAAATTTTTAATATTGGTCATTTTTCACTACAAACAAAGGTTTCACTAATTAGTCAAGAAACCGATCCAGATGCGGATAGTGAGCCATACTCTATCGGGACGTTTACCTTTGAAGTAAATGCAGGTCTATACTTTATTGCCAAAGGGTCAGATAAGACGTTGGAAAAATTAAAGGTGGTTATGAATACCTTGCAATTTTCTGGAATAGGAGGAAAACGTTTTGCAGGCCTAGGTAGATTTGAAGTTCAAAATGTGAATGATAGTAGTTTAAATCAACTCTTAAGTAACAAGGGAGTAAAACATATACTTCTTTCTACTGCTATGGCAAAGGAGCACGAGCTCGAAGCTTCTTGTGAAGATGCACGTTATACTTTAAAGAAACGCTCTGGCTTTATTCAATCAGTTAATTATTCAGAGACTCTAGTCAAGAAAAATGATTTTTATAGTTTTTCTGCAGGGTCCGTATTTACAAATCCTTTTAAGGGTGACATTTTTAATGTGGGTATGGAAGGTCAGCACCCTGTGTATCGATATGGTAAACCATTATGGTTGGAGGTCTAA
- the cas10 gene encoding type III-A CRISPR-associated protein Cas10/Csm1: MNKKTSLMYGALLHDIGKIIYRSNNHPFAKGTHSKLGRLFLSKFSGFKNNDILDCVSYHHFKELSKVKLDKDNPAYITYIADNIASGIDRRDVIEEGDQENEKHAFNFDKNTPLFSVFNIVNSQTQGQTEGKFIFSKESHIEYPKNEEVQYTSGNYTQLMEDMKQDLIEKIKVNEHHFSSLLQWTESLWQYVPSSTNKNQLVDISLYDHSRITCAIASCIYDYLTEKNICDFQNELFSNYKKTQAFYDENAFLLLSMDMSGIQDFIYNISGSKALKSLRSRSFYLEIMIEVIVDEFLYRVGLSRANLLYTGGGHAYLIVPNTNYVKEQVELFQYDIKEWFIQEFTTDLSLSIAYEACSGNDLMNSNGNYKTIWRNVSNKLSDMKSQKYTAKDILRFNHEHSHGDRECKECLRSDTEINEEGLCSVCEGIISISNDLRDKSFFVVSNSGKLKMPFNNFLNVLNYEEAETLANHDDNAKIYSKNEPFVGQGISTNLWMCDYDYASQYEEMKYSGISSYAERSVGIRRLGVVRADIDNLGTIFISGIPENYNSLSRTATLSRQLSLFFKYELTNLLKGYQITAIYSGGDDLFLIGAWDDIVEASIHINDRFNAFTMGKLTISAGIGMFNAKYPISKMAFETGLLEEAAKTGDKNQVALWMNEKVYGWKELKEQVLKEKLSLIQEAFKTTDKHEKAFIYKILVLLRNKEQINIARLAYLLSRSKMTNDFSSLVFKWAQEEQEKEELITALEYYIYQIREAE, encoded by the coding sequence ATGAACAAAAAAACATCATTAATGTATGGAGCATTATTACATGATATTGGTAAGATTATTTATAGAAGTAATAACCATCCTTTTGCCAAAGGGACACATTCTAAACTAGGGCGACTTTTTTTGTCAAAATTTTCAGGATTTAAGAATAACGACATTTTAGACTGTGTTTCGTATCATCATTTTAAAGAGTTGTCTAAAGTTAAACTAGATAAAGATAACCCAGCGTATATTACTTATATTGCTGATAACATCGCAAGTGGTATTGATCGGAGAGATGTCATCGAAGAAGGGGATCAAGAAAATGAAAAACATGCATTTAATTTCGATAAAAACACACCGTTGTTTAGTGTTTTCAATATCGTTAATTCACAAACACAAGGTCAAACGGAAGGGAAGTTTATTTTTAGCAAAGAAAGCCATATAGAATATCCTAAAAATGAAGAGGTTCAATATACTAGTGGTAATTATACACAATTGATGGAGGATATGAAGCAAGATTTAATTGAGAAAATAAAAGTAAACGAGCATCATTTTTCTTCTCTTTTGCAATGGACAGAGAGTTTGTGGCAATACGTACCAAGTTCAACCAATAAAAATCAATTAGTTGATATTTCTTTATATGATCATAGTCGCATTACATGTGCAATTGCTTCATGTATTTATGATTATTTAACCGAAAAAAATATATGTGATTTTCAAAATGAACTTTTTTCAAATTATAAGAAAACTCAAGCTTTTTATGATGAAAATGCCTTTTTATTATTAAGTATGGATATGAGTGGGATTCAAGATTTTATTTACAATATCAGTGGTTCAAAAGCACTCAAAAGTTTACGGTCCCGAAGCTTTTATTTAGAGATAATGATCGAAGTTATTGTAGACGAATTTTTATATAGAGTAGGTCTTAGTCGTGCTAATCTGTTATACACGGGGGGAGGGCACGCGTATTTAATAGTGCCAAACACAAATTATGTGAAAGAACAAGTTGAATTATTTCAATATGACATAAAGGAATGGTTTATACAAGAGTTTACAACAGATTTATCATTATCTATTGCTTATGAAGCATGTAGTGGTAATGACTTGATGAACTCGAATGGTAATTATAAAACAATTTGGCGCAATGTCAGTAATAAATTATCAGATATGAAATCTCAAAAATATACAGCTAAAGATATTTTAAGGTTTAATCATGAACATTCTCATGGTGATAGGGAATGTAAGGAATGTTTACGAAGTGATACAGAGATTAATGAAGAAGGATTATGTTCAGTTTGTGAAGGTATCATAAGTATATCTAATGACCTAAGAGATAAATCGTTTTTTGTTGTGTCAAACTCAGGAAAGTTGAAAATGCCATTTAATAATTTTTTAAATGTCTTAAATTATGAGGAGGCGGAGACATTAGCAAATCACGATGATAATGCAAAAATTTATAGTAAAAATGAGCCTTTTGTAGGGCAAGGGATTTCAACTAATTTATGGATGTGTGATTATGATTATGCAAGTCAATATGAAGAAATGAAATATAGTGGAATCAGTAGTTACGCGGAAAGAAGTGTAGGAATAAGACGATTAGGTGTAGTACGAGCAGATATTGATAATTTAGGTACAATATTTATTTCAGGTATACCTGAAAATTATAATTCACTCTCTCGAACTGCAACATTGTCTAGACAATTATCATTATTTTTTAAATATGAACTCACTAATCTTTTAAAGGGATATCAAATTACCGCAATTTATTCTGGTGGGGATGACTTGTTCTTAATTGGCGCATGGGATGACATTGTAGAAGCAAGTATTCATATCAATGATAGATTCAATGCATTCACGATGGGGAAATTAACTATTTCAGCGGGTATAGGTATGTTTAATGCCAAATACCCGATATCCAAAATGGCATTTGAGACAGGGCTATTAGAAGAGGCTGCTAAAACAGGTGATAAAAACCAAGTCGCTTTATGGATGAATGAAAAAGTTTACGGTTGGAAAGAATTAAAAGAGCAAGTGTTAAAAGAAAAATTATCATTAATACAAGAAGCATTTAAGACTACTGATAAACATGAAAAAGCTTTTATTTATAAAATACTTGTACTATTAAGAAATAAAGAACAAATTAACATCGCAAGATTAGCCTATTTATTGTCTAGAAGTAAAATGACGAATGATTTTAGTTCTTTGGTTTTTAAATGGGCTCAAGAGGAGCAAGAAAAAGAAGAGTTAATTACAGCTTTAGAATATTACATCTATCAAATAAGGGAGGCTGAATAA
- the cas2 gene encoding CRISPR-associated endonuclease Cas2, translating into MILLVCFDLSRETRLDRKKANKYRERLLELGFSMKQFSLYERYISTAQKKDKLLEILQKEIPDTGSITLYMLPDEVNNKQITILGKNAELIKEREPKLIFL; encoded by the coding sequence GTGATTTTATTAGTATGCTTCGATTTATCTAGAGAAACCAGACTTGATCGCAAAAAGGCAAACAAATATAGGGAGAGGTTATTAGAGTTAGGTTTTAGTATGAAACAATTTAGTTTGTATGAAAGATATATTAGTACTGCTCAGAAAAAGGATAAACTATTAGAAATTCTTCAAAAAGAAATCCCAGATACAGGCTCAATAACACTTTATATGCTACCAGATGAAGTGAACAATAAGCAAATTACAATCCTCGGTAAAAATGCGGAATTAATAAAAGAGAGGGAACCTAAACTTATTTTTTTATAA
- the csm2 gene encoding type III-A CRISPR-associated protein Csm2 yields MILAKTTSGKNIDLNFAHEVIKNNVKKYRDKPGKEKEELFGGLTTSKLRNLMEQVNRLHTIAFNSNEEKLSDKFLDELEYLKVKFYYEAGREKSVDEFLKKTLMFPIIDKVIKKESREFFLDYCKYFEALVAFAKYYQKED; encoded by the coding sequence ATGATTTTAGCTAAGACTACAAGTGGTAAAAATATTGATTTGAATTTTGCACATGAAGTAATAAAAAATAATGTGAAAAAGTATAGAGATAAGCCAGGTAAAGAAAAAGAAGAGTTATTTGGTGGATTAACAACAAGTAAACTAAGAAATTTAATGGAACAAGTAAATAGACTACACACGATTGCTTTTAACTCAAATGAAGAAAAGTTGTCTGATAAATTTTTAGATGAATTGGAATACTTAAAAGTGAAATTTTACTACGAAGCAGGAAGAGAAAAAAGTGTAGATGAATTTTTAAAAAAAACATTGATGTTTCCTATAATTGATAAAGTTATAAAAAAAGAGTCCAGAGAATTTTTCTTAGATTATTGTAAGTATTTTGAAGCGCTCGTTGCTTTTGCTAAATATTATCAAAAGGAGGATTAA
- the csm6 gene encoding type III-A CRISPR-associated CARF protein Csm6, with translation MKILFSPIGNTDPWSNYRDGAMLHIVRQYRPDKIVLFFTESIWNGNENMPGRKEFNWNKIISSVSPDSKVEIKIDKVENEHDFDSYKELFHNYILEIMNEEPNAEVLLNVTSGTPQMESTLCLEYVTYPNHKECIQVATPEPEKNIKRIFANPNDQEEALQKVNENEMNSKIRSKSIDIISFREAMIRSQIIGLIYNYDYEAALTLISEQKSFRNAKNLRKKLLLMTTQVKTHEIFPEINASYNNKALKKVLFHYLILKMRYDRQDVAETLIRVKSIAEFIIRDYIEVHYPNIIIEENGKPYLNTNDNMPFLMKYQKRLKNEYKSYVPQRILSLPTFIDILKVLSPKSPLLKELLAINDVNGLRNSVAHHLDTLKLDRNKNHTKIRLSVESIKNMLNIAYPEIDEKDFNYFEEKNKELIGLL, from the coding sequence TTGAAAATCCTTTTTAGTCCGATAGGGAATACTGATCCTTGGAGTAATTATCGAGACGGTGCAATGTTGCATATTGTGAGACAGTATCGACCTGATAAGATTGTCTTATTTTTTACAGAGAGCATATGGAACGGGAATGAAAACATGCCTGGACGCAAGGAATTCAATTGGAATAAAATTATTTCTTCCGTATCACCTGATTCTAAAGTAGAAATTAAAATTGATAAAGTAGAAAATGAGCATGATTTTGATAGCTACAAAGAGTTGTTCCATAATTATATTTTAGAAATTATGAATGAAGAACCAAATGCAGAAGTACTGTTAAATGTAACGAGTGGTACACCTCAAATGGAGTCAACATTATGTCTAGAGTATGTAACCTATCCAAATCATAAGGAATGCATCCAAGTCGCAACGCCAGAACCTGAGAAAAATATTAAACGTATATTTGCAAACCCTAATGATCAAGAAGAAGCATTACAAAAAGTGAATGAAAACGAGATGAATTCAAAAATCAGAAGCAAATCTATAGATATTATTAGTTTTAGGGAAGCTATGATACGATCACAAATAATAGGATTAATTTATAATTACGATTATGAAGCGGCACTTACACTGATTAGTGAGCAAAAGTCATTTAGGAATGCCAAAAACTTACGTAAAAAGCTATTATTAATGACTACGCAGGTTAAAACACATGAAATCTTTCCAGAAATAAACGCTTCCTATAACAATAAAGCGTTAAAAAAAGTATTATTTCATTATTTAATTTTAAAGATGCGATATGATAGACAAGATGTTGCCGAAACATTAATCCGAGTTAAGTCCATTGCGGAGTTTATTATTAGAGACTACATTGAAGTCCATTATCCTAACATAATAATCGAAGAAAATGGTAAACCTTATCTAAATACGAATGATAATATGCCCTTTTTAATGAAATATCAAAAGCGGTTGAAAAATGAGTATAAAAGTTATGTGCCTCAAAGAATTTTAAGTTTACCTACATTTATTGATATTTTAAAAGTTTTAAGTCCTAAGTCACCATTGTTGAAAGAATTACTCGCAATAAATGATGTCAACGGGTTAAGAAATTCAGTTGCGCATCATCTAGATACATTAAAATTGGATCGTAATAAGAACCATACCAAAATTAGGTTATCAGTTGAATCAATCAAAAACATGCTAAACATCGCATATCCTGAGATTGATGAAAAGGATTTTAATTATTTTGAAGAAAAAAATAAGGAATTAATTGGACTGCTATGA
- the csm3 gene encoding type III-A CRISPR-associated RAMP protein Csm3, with product MYSKIKITGTIEVVTGLHIGGGGESSMIGAIDSPVVRDLQTKLPIIPGSSIKGKMRSLLAKNYGLKMKQENHNDDHENVLRLFGSSEKGNIKRARIQISDAFYSDKTKKLFAEKDIAYTETKFENTINRLTAVANPRQIERVTRGSEFDFTFIYNVDDESEVEKDFENIKRALSLLENDYLGGGGTRGNGRIQFKDILIETVIGDYDSSKLRIK from the coding sequence ATGTATTCAAAAATTAAAATCACAGGAACGATTGAAGTTGTCACAGGATTGCATATAGGAGGTGGTGGTGAGTCAAGTATGATCGGTGCGATTGATTCACCAGTTGTTAGAGATTTACAAACAAAATTACCAATTATTCCAGGTAGTTCAATAAAAGGAAAGATGAGAAGTCTCCTTGCTAAAAACTATGGCTTGAAAATGAAACAAGAGAATCATAATGACGATCATGAAAACGTATTAAGACTATTTGGGTCAAGTGAAAAAGGAAATATTAAAAGAGCACGGATACAAATATCTGACGCATTTTACTCGGATAAAACTAAAAAATTATTTGCTGAAAAAGATATTGCGTATACAGAAACGAAATTTGAGAACACAATTAATCGTTTAACTGCAGTGGCTAATCCAAGACAAATTGAAAGGGTTACACGTGGTTCTGAATTTGATTTTACATTTATTTATAATGTAGATGATGAAAGTGAAGTTGAAAAAGATTTTGAAAATATAAAGCGCGCACTTTCTTTGTTAGAAAACGATTACCTTGGTGGCGGTGGTACTCGAGGAAATGGACGTATTCAATTTAAAGATATTCTTATTGAAACGGTAATAGGAGATTATGATAGCTCTAAACTTAGAATAAAGTAG
- the cas1 gene encoding type II CRISPR-associated endonuclease Cas1 translates to MKDIIYVESHYFVTVKNESLKFKNIIDKNERFYLLDDIEALVFDSPRSYYSQKLIVKCVEYNILVLFCDLKHSPIAEIISDFAMVNRLQRIQDQLQVLSKTKDRLWKKIVANKIINQAKCIENNVNKGSTAKSLCEYARSVGPGDRTNRESVAARLYFQSLYGKNFKRGRYDDKINSALNYGYSILRSFIKKELAIHGFEMSLGIKHHSTENPFNLADDIIECYRPFVDSMVYDLIFNCHISSFGVTEKKKMLEVLYENCLIDKKIVKLVDSIKLTVQSLIKCYKQNTPTHLLLPKLIEVGN, encoded by the coding sequence TTGAAAGATATTATTTACGTAGAAAGTCATTATTTTGTAACTGTGAAAAACGAAAGTCTTAAATTCAAAAATATTATTGACAAAAATGAAAGATTTTATTTATTGGATGATATTGAAGCCTTAGTCTTTGATTCACCTAGGAGTTATTATTCTCAAAAATTAATTGTTAAATGTGTTGAATATAATATACTGGTTTTATTTTGCGATTTAAAGCATTCGCCTATAGCAGAAATCATCTCTGATTTTGCAATGGTTAATCGATTACAGAGAATTCAAGACCAATTACAAGTTTTAAGTAAAACAAAAGATAGACTTTGGAAAAAGATAGTAGCAAATAAAATAATAAATCAAGCTAAGTGTATTGAGAACAATGTAAATAAAGGGTCTACTGCTAAAAGTTTATGTGAGTATGCTAGAAGTGTTGGTCCAGGGGATCGGACAAACCGTGAGTCTGTAGCAGCAAGGTTGTATTTTCAAAGTTTGTATGGAAAGAATTTTAAACGAGGAAGATATGATGACAAGATAAATTCAGCACTTAACTATGGATATTCTATTCTTAGATCGTTCATAAAAAAAGAGCTTGCTATTCACGGATTTGAAATGAGTTTAGGTATAAAACATCATTCTACAGAGAATCCTTTTAATTTAGCAGATGATATCATTGAATGTTATCGTCCTTTTGTGGATAGCATGGTGTATGATTTGATTTTTAATTGTCATATTTCTAGCTTTGGGGTTACTGAAAAGAAAAAGATGTTAGAAGTTTTATATGAAAATTGTTTAATAGATAAGAAGATTGTAAAGTTGGTCGATAGCATTAAGTTAACAGTGCAATCTTTAATAAAATGTTACAAACAAAACACACCAACACATTTGCTGTTACCTAAGTTGATTGAGGTGGGTAACTAG
- the csm5 gene encoding type III-A CRISPR-associated RAMP protein Csm5 — protein MSIKVYEATIKTVGPVHIGSGRTIRKQDYIYDFHKSMVHMVNGAELVKFLKGKDLLDDYQKFLRHPPKKPRESGLKNFLDAHRIKQDEWKTFIKFSEQVHQGKKHGTYKPKPLNDIHLMMRDGQNQVYIPGSSIKGAIKTAVVSKYNEAEKDIFSKIKVSDSEPIDECHLAIYQKIDINKVDKPMPLYRECIDVNTEIKFTLSLEDDIYTIEDIEECIQSFYKNYYNEWLIGFKETNGGRRFSIEGGMPALVGENVLYLGAGTGFVSKTTHYQLKNRLQAKKDSFEILRKKFSSTYGKMKEIPKNVPVVLKGTINEIKKEAYQQGMCMITFNSK, from the coding sequence ATGAGTATTAAAGTGTATGAGGCAACAATAAAGACAGTGGGTCCTGTACATATAGGTAGCGGTCGAACAATACGAAAACAAGATTATATCTATGATTTTCATAAATCGATGGTGCATATGGTTAATGGTGCAGAGTTAGTCAAATTTTTGAAAGGTAAAGATTTACTGGATGATTATCAAAAATTTTTAAGACATCCTCCAAAAAAACCTAGAGAAAGCGGTTTGAAAAATTTTTTAGATGCACATCGTATTAAACAAGATGAATGGAAAACATTTATTAAGTTTTCTGAACAAGTTCACCAAGGAAAAAAACATGGTACATATAAACCAAAGCCCCTTAATGATATTCATTTAATGATGAGAGATGGGCAAAACCAAGTTTATATACCAGGGAGTTCAATTAAAGGTGCTATAAAAACGGCTGTTGTATCTAAATATAATGAGGCAGAAAAAGATATTTTTAGTAAAATTAAAGTTAGTGATTCAGAACCCATTGATGAATGTCATTTAGCAATTTATCAAAAAATAGATATCAATAAAGTTGATAAACCTATGCCATTATATCGAGAATGTATTGATGTTAACACTGAAATCAAGTTTACTTTGTCTCTAGAAGATGACATATACACAATTGAAGATATTGAAGAATGTATTCAATCATTTTATAAAAATTACTATAACGAATGGTTAATCGGTTTTAAGGAAACCAATGGTGGCAGACGTTTCTCTATAGAAGGAGGTATGCCTGCTTTAGTTGGAGAAAATGTATTATACCTTGGTGCTGGTACAGGATTTGTAAGTAAAACAACTCATTATCAATTGAAAAATAGATTACAGGCAAAAAAAGATTCTTTTGAAATATTAAGAAAAAAATTTAGTAGTACTTATGGGAAAATGAAAGAAATACCTAAGAATGTACCTGTGGTTTTAAAAGGAACGATTAATGAAATTAAAAAAGAAGCGTATCAACAAGGCATGTGTATGATTACATTTAATAGTAAGTAA